The DNA window CCTGTGCCCAGCTAGCACCCAGACCCAGGCAAGCTGGCCTGGGAGGCCCCAGCAGGCAAGGACCATTGTTAGGGCtggtttttaaaactttattcacTTCAAAACCTTTATCAGAGACACGGTTCTGTTCTGAGGTGGGGGTGGCCTTGGCCTCCAGGGCTGTTAGCTCTTCTGCAGGCTGGAGGCCAAGGCCAGACTGGGAAGGGGGCCTCAGGCCTCTCGGGGCTCACCCCAGATGGAAAGATTTAGGCCACTACAATGGAGGATCAAAGTTTGGGGCTCCAGCTTTCCCTCATCCTGGAAGAGGGAAGGGTGGGAGGGTCCTCAGGGGCGCTTCGGGGGATGGGAAAGCAAGCAGCCGCCTCTCCATCTGGCTGCAGGGAGCTGGGACAGAGGCCAAGAGGGGCCCATCTGTCGCCTCCTGGTCCTGCCAGCAACTTTTGAGCAGGCTGGGCAGAAAAGGAGGATGGGGACAGCTGTCTGGCCTGGGTCTTCTTAGACCAAGATGGGAATGAGGGCCACTTTAGGAGGGTGGGAAGCTAggctttgttttttgctttttttttccaaaggtttttgatttttttccacttcttaaataaacatgaatatatatatacttttttcttttataaaacttTTGTGGAGGTGGGGTGGGGACGGTGGGCGGCCTGGCCTCCCAGCATCACTCGTCATCAAAGTTCTGACTCAGGAGAAAGTTGGCAGCCAAGTTCTCGTTTTTTTCACATGCGAAGTAGGCCTGGATCACCAGACTCTCTGGGAAGCCCAGGGCCTTCAACTGTGGGAAGATGGGCAGGGGTGAGCAGGTATATGTGTGGGGGCTGCCCACCAGTGAGGTCACCCCCCAGCCAGGCCTCTTACCCTCTCTATAGCTTCCTTCTCCTGCGGCGTCACCTGGATATAGTTCATCTGTGGGGCCTCCTCGCCTATGGCACCCACCTCCCCCTCCACGTCTGAGATGTCTGCCAGCTCACCAGGGGGTTCATTCAACATCTGGATGAACTGCTCCTGGTGTCTGCTGATTTGCTGTAGAAGAGGGCGGAGGAGAGATGGTGatccatgtctcttgtcccttctccCCAGGTTCCCCAACAGAGTTTTTGCTTTTCCACTCATTCAGCAAACACTCAGAGGTTGTCTATTTCTTCTAAACACAACATAATAGAAAGAAGCCCTCTCTGTCCTGTGGGCTGAGGTGCCATAAGCAAGCAAATAAAAGACCAGACAATTGCAGACATGGGGCTAACTTAGGGAGCCAGGCAGGGTGGTACAAGCccttaatcccagctacttgggagactaggGCAGAAGGACTAAAGTATAAGGCcagtgccaggtgcagtggcatatacctataatcccaggaggctgaggtaggaggatcacaagttcaaagccagccttagcaatttagccaggcttaagcaacttagtgagaccctgtctctaataaataaaatacaaaaagggctggggatgtggctcagtggttgagtattccctgggttcattcctcagtaccaaaaataaataagtattaaataaagtacaaggccagtcttggcaacttagaccctgtctcaaaataaaaagggctggggatgtagctcagtggtttaaaaaaaaaaaaaaaaaaaaaagtgctctgagttcaatcccggtactgaccaaaaaaaaaaaaaagccactgaGGGCCAGGTGGAAGGGGCTTGTGGTTTGTGGCATGGGAATAAGGGTCCCTCTAAATAAAAGAAGCAACAAGTACAAAAACCCTgaggaatgaaaattgggcataaTACCCAAATGGCAAGAACAAGCAGACAAGAAAGGGAagggggaagaagaaaaggaagggtGAAGAAGCAAGACATGAGATCAGAGGAAGGCTGGGGACAGGCACTTTATTTCAGTGCAATGGGAAGTCGTAGTGGTAACAGTTAAACAGGAAAAATGTGATCtgggtaactttttttttttttttttttttgcaatgctgaGAATCCAACTCAAGACctaaaacatgctaggcaagtgctctaccattaagctacagcTCAGCCCCTATGTACATTTTAAATTTATCTCATCTGAGTATTAAGAATCTGGAGATTCTGATGCATCTCTACGTTTGTATATATCTAACAATTTCCGCATTTAGGAAAAGAGTGCTTTTTCAGGAATAGGGCTTTTAGTGAACAATGGATCAGAAGGACTATGTGGAAATAAGAGGCCTTAAAGCTGGGAGTGGTGATCCTGATtcccagtgaatcaggaggctgaggcagggggatcccaAGCTTGaagtcagcctctgcaacttagcaaaaccgtatcttaaaatgaaaaaataaaaggtgatgggaatatagcttagtggtagagtacctctgactcaatctccagtaccttaaaaaaaaaaaaagaaaaagaaacagaggtCTCAGAAGAGACTGTCAAAGTGTCAGGTGGGCCAGAcatggtggtacacgcctgtaatcccagcggctcaggaggctgaggcagcagcatcacgagttcaaagccagcctcagcaatggtgaggtactaagcaactcagtgagaccctgtctctaaataaaatacaaaatagggctggggatgtggatcagtggtggagtgcaagttcaatccccagtacatacacacacacacacacccacacacaaagggttTCAGGGAGGAGATGAGGAAATGAGGCAGCCATAGAGGCAGGGGCTGGGCTAGATGGAGGAGTAGGGCTCATCCCCAGCAAATTCACAGAGCTAGGGACTTGGGCAACCCAAGCACAGACAAGAAAGTCTGTCCTTGAATATCTAAAGTCtacaaagtactttcattgagatgtgaggTCAGAAATGGATCAAAGTAGTATTCAGGGAGATCTGGGTTTGTTATGTAGGCTGAAGGGTCACCACACAGTAAGACCCTAggatggtaacaggaggactgagcaCAGATTAAGAACACAGGGGAGAGGAAGAACCAGCACAAAGGACTAATAAGTAGGGGGAGGAACAATAGACTGTGTCCTGGGTCAGGAGAGGTAGATACTTCCTCAAGGACCCAAAAGAACTTGctacatgggctggggatgtggctcaagcggtagcgcgctcgcctggcatgcgtgcggcctgggttcaatcctcagcaccacatacaaagatgttgtgtccgccaaaaactaaaaaataaatattaaaattctctttctctctctttaaaaaaaaaaaaagaacttgctACATTCCTCGAGGCCAAAGACTGGGCCCAGGACCTGGACAAGCATCCTCCAGCTGCATGACCCCAAGCACACAACCTGCTCTACGCTTCTTCTGTCCTCTTTAGTAGGGTGGGGGGGTGATGTGGATGCACCTATACATGCAACTAGGTACCTCAACAGATCCCAGAGTAGGGGGTGGGGCCTATGCTTAGCTCTCTGCTTTCTAGAGTAGAGAGCAACTCCTTCAAACTATGGGTTGTGGGACCCCCAGGAAAGGGGAAATGGTACCTGCTATGGCTCCCTCTGCCCCCGGGGGCCACACCTGCAAAAGTTGAGGGTTCTCCTGGCCCAGCTGCTGGAGCAGGGCGGGCAGCAATGCTGGGTTCTGCTGAATCACCTGCCGCATGTTCTGAAACTGGGGCTGGTCCCGCAGGAACTCCAGAGGGTTCTCTCCTGCTGACAGCAGAAAAGGGTGTAGCGAGATACTCACTCAGGGCTGGAAATGTGTGGATAGCCCACACCCCACATGCATACTTCCCAGTTCACTCACCTGCTTCTGTGGCTGGCTGCTCAGACACCTGGCTCTCCTGGACAGAACCATGTTCTGGCTCAgggctccccggaattccctgtcAGGGATCCAGTTTAGTTCCCATGCACAGACCACCCATTGCCTCCCTCCTGCATGCCCAGCCTAGCACCAAACAGGTGAGGCCTCAGCCCTGCCCTCCAGCAGGCCACCCACCACTCATGTCCAGCCTCTTGGGGGAAGTCTTCTGTGGTACAATCACTACCCAGAGGGGGCAGGATTGGGTTCCCCGACTACTGATAAAGGCAATGAGGCCCGTAGCCTCCCTTGAAGTGGGGGAGGGGGAACACCTCACCGTGAGCAGATACTCCACAGCTCGGTGGGGATTGTTGTAGCTGGCTCTCAAGGCAGCCACGACCCGTTCCCGCTCATAGCCCATGGACATGATCTCTGTCAACATCGTCTCATATTCAGAGCCGGTTACTGTGGAAGGAGCAGCAGGACCTGGGTCACCAAGGATAGGGAAAAGCATCTCCCAGGCCCTCCCAAGGCCCAGCGGATGGCTGGGGCACCCAGTTGCCTCTGCCCTGGGGACCACCCACCCACCTAGCGTGGACGCTGCGTCTTCCTCTCGCCCGCTGCTACCTGAAGAAGGAACAGAGCTGCAAATTCAAGAGAGAGAAATCGGACCCTGTCTTCTGGTGGCTCCCCTTCCCCCCAGGGGCACGGGATTCCGTGTGTGGCGCTGAAAAGTGCCTGGAGAATAGGGCCCAAGGCGGGGCTGCTGCCCCTGTCTTACCCTGACACAGACTCTGGGGACGTCGTGGGGGCTGACTCCTCCGATGGGCTCTTGTCCTCTCTGGTGGTAGGTGGGGGATGGGACATGCCTGAGGTAGGCGCTGGTGGGAAGGGTATGGAGGACTCTGGGACAGCAGTGGGTGAGACCTCTGGGGGTGCTGAGGTACCCTGACCAGCTTTGGCCTGCagtagcaaaaaaagaaaaggtgtcAGCAGCTGTATAAAGCCTTAACATCCCAGCCCATCTTTGCCCCGCCCTGTTCATGGCTAATCTCTCCTGGGCACACAGGCTCTTCAGCAGCTCCCCAGCTAATCTACCCACCTTGGTCACCATGACAACCACAAAGTTCTTCTCATCAATGCGGTAGTCCCTGATGGGGACATCATCACTGAGGATTTTGCCAGCATAGATGAGTTTCTGTCCAGCCACTGGGAAAGCATCACGGCCCTTCTCAGCTTCTATTTTCTCCTTCAGCACCTTCACCTGCAAGGGAGAGGCGAACAGTCATTGCAAACCCTGAGATTCTCTCTTCCCTCTGGCTGAGGGAGAAGATGTAAGCCCTAACAGCAGAGAGGTTTCATACCCAAACATGCTAAGATTTGAATTCACTCAATCATCCATTTAACAGCACTTACTGAATACCTATTATGTGCTAGGTAGTATTTTAGACACTGAGGCTGTTTCAAACAAAACTCAACAGAAGTTCCTGCTTTCCCAGTGAGGACATTAATGTAAGCAAAACATATTTCAGGTGACATAAAATATTCCACACTGCGAACATTCCGCAGTAACAGTGGTCAATACTCACTAAGAGGATTTTAAATTGTTAGAACTATTTGTAAATGTACATGTATTGTACTTTTTAAGCCTCATAAAGAATGTATGAAGTGGAAACCATGGGTCTCTTTACatttgaggaaactgaggcatagagaAATTAAGTAACTTTCCAAAAGTCAATATActtgagctgatcagaaaaaaaaaagtttcttttacTACGAAAAATGGACAAGTGTTGAAGGTGTAGCaaagcctgggttccatcccagcaccaccaagaataacttcaatgtctctgtctctctcacgtGGTAATGGTGCAAAACAGTGCCAAATACAGTCAGACACTCGTTTTTAAACAGAGTAAACGGCCAACAAACACGGACCACCGAAACTGTTAAGAGACCATTTATTGTCATTATCATCAGTCGGCATCTTTTAGTCATTATTGACAGATCCTTCTCGTCGATGACCCAAGGAGACACCGGCAAAGCTGGCAGCGCGGAGCGCCGGTCCCGGACAGCGCGGCGGGGCTGGGAACCCGAGCTCCTAGTTCCCGCCCCCCGCGAGGGCGCTGACACCGGAGCCAGGGCCTGGCAGGCACCGGGGGGTGGGGCCTAGCTCCAGCCGGGCTCAGGGGCAGCGACCGAGCCGCCGAGGGCCGGGCCGAGGCCCAGCTGGGGATCCGGGAAGTCCGACAGGCAGGGGCGGGGGTGGGCAAGGATGGCCCGCGCCGTCCTCTCCGCCCCTCCCGTTGGATCCCGGCCTCCCCGCCCCCACCCTATCCCCGGCACCCGTCGCTCCCGCCCCTGGGCTCCGGCCCGGCCCGCACCGTCTCGTCAGGCTCCATGCGGATCTTGAAGGTCTGCTGCTGCAGCGTTTTAAGAGTGATGGTGACGGCCATGGCGGGGCCCGAGCGACGCGGCGGCCCCGGAATCCTCACACAACATGCAACTCACGCCGCCGCCATCTTACTGCCCAGCCGCGCCAAGCGCCAAGCGCTTCCGGGGCAGGCGGTGCGCGCGCTGACCACCACTGCACGTGACCTGCGCGCGCCCCTCAGCCCTCTAGAGCATGCGCATCCGTTCACATTTAGGCCAGGCATGCGCAGATTAAACCCTACCTTAAGggtggaggttttttttttttttgctcagtgCTCTCACCGGTCAAATGACTTCCTGAATGACGCCATGCCCGTTGACGGTGACGTCATGTGGCAGCAAAATGGCTCTCGTGCCCCCAATTTCACCGCAAGTGTTTCCTTGTTGATATTTAACTGTTTTAATGTACttgttataacatttttttttcggtTTTTTGGGGTACTAGGGAATTCAACTTAGGGGTGATTTACCACGGAGCTGCATAtgtagcctttttaaaaaattttgagacagggtcttaagttgcttagggcctcactaagttgctgagcctggccctgAACCTGTGGTCCCCCTGCCTCGagttgaaatatttgtatttcttcccTAAAAATCTTTGTTCACGCTGTCCCCGACCCGAGTGAGTTTTATTCTCTTCTACCCACCATAGCAGGAAGCTTCTAAAGCTCTAAAAATGAGGTACTTGATGTTGTAAGGTTCCCataatcccaatagaaaaaaaatttatttgtaaagAGCCACGTCAGACATTTTGTGCCCCAATTCACTAATTCTTTGAGGgatatcagatttttttttttttttgagagagagagagaattttttaatatttatttttcagttttcggcggacacaacatctttgtatgtggtgctgaggttcgaacccaggccCCACGCATGCCTGGCGAcggagctaccgcttgagccacatacccagccccaaacatcaatttttttttttttttttttttttttggtggtactggggattgaacccagggccttgtgcatgtgagctaagcactctaccaactgagctatatccccagcccaaatatcAGATTTTTTGAATGACCCTGGTTTCCATTCCAGAGTCCAGTCTCCCACTCCTCCTCTGCCTACTACATTCATCCACCATCCTGCGACAGTGCCAAGTACTTGATGaaggtgtcaactttcaaggcctCCTCATTGAAAACAGAATGCTTCCCTTCATAAACTTTCCCTGGATACACCAATGCTTGAGGTTCTAGGAGGGACCAAAGGACCCCAAAGGGAATGGAAGCATGAGAGGCATGTCCAAGGGCATGAAAAATGGCTGGGTCTTTaagtggtggcccacacctgtaatcccagcagcttgggaagttgAAGTAGGAGGATTGAGAATTAAAGCCAGCTTCCCCAACTTAACAATACCCTTTCTCTAATAAAATACCaaaaggggctggggaagtggctctatTATTAAGTACCTCTGgggttcaattgccagtaccccccccccaaaaaaaggctgGGTTACTATTAGAGAATTAGGTGGAGGTGAGACTGGGGCTTGACCTCCTATTTAGTAGGTGGAGTATTGGGGGGTGGAGTTCAGCTGGAGACAGGGAGGCCAGAGGCTGTGGCAACATCCCAGTGTCATCACTGTTCCCTATTTCTGCCAGACCAAATATTCACCCAAAGCAAAGCACCAGGCAGCCACCACCTGGCACCTCACCCAAGTCTAACTCCTGCCACTCCCACTGGATTCTAAGCATAGACTCCTCAACCAGTTGGTCAAGCTCAGATAAGGGCCAAGGAGACAACTACTTATGTACCATTCCTTCAACAAGGAACCCAGATTCCTCCACCCAATGGAGTTGAAGCTAAGGCCTCATGGGTCCCAACAGAGGGTGGTGCAGACCCTCCTGTTATCTCTTTATCAACTCAATCTTGCTCCCTCCCATGGGGACATTCTTTCAGATCCCAACTTGGCCCTTAAGACTATGGGTCCTAGGGCAAGTTACATACCATGTCTGAACTGGTATGTAAATAAATACGTTCAAAATTGCTCCATCACAAATACATATAGTTCTGAAAATGTACCGTTTACAACATGGGGTCACATCCCTGCTGTACCTAACTGACTTCTTGTCAACCCGACACTAGAACCAACACTCACCGGTTTGGTGCAGGGTTAATGTGCAGTTTGAATGGCAGTCCTTCTCCCATTGGTTTGGGAGATATAGAGTACATGAGTCCTGTCATCTTGTGGAACACTCAGTTCTTTGCAGCTGAAAAATGAGTCTTGTTCAGAAGCTGCTCCCCCCCACCTTGAAAAAAAAAGGGCCAACCTAGGTTTCCCGAGTCCATCTCCATCCTCCCCCACAAGGAAAACACAGGGGGGAGACACAAAACTTAATTTAATAGAAATTTTGTTTGTAGTTCTTACATTCTCAGTGTGAGCCGAGCTGGAACCCACTGCCCCACCCAGAAGTGGCCCAGTCCTGGAGGCAGGGgagaaaaaaggggggggggcaggaAGAGCCCCAGTCTTCCTCAGTGCTGGGGAGCTGAAGATGCCACCCCTTTCTCCTGCCCCCCTCTGGTCTCCAGGAAGGAGAGCAGATGGAATCTCAAGCCTAGGGCTTCTCCACACCCTCACCCCCAGGGTTGGAGAGTAGTAGCTAAGGGACCAGGAACAAAGGGGACAGAAAAAGGGAAAGATGTTGATTGAGAAAACGAGAGGGGTGGTGAGGACTGAAGGAGAATTGAAGACAAAAacaccagtaaaaaaaaaaaaaaaaaaaaaaatggcgggGGAAATAACCAAAATCCACCCCAAATCTGAACCCGcctggaaaaaaatgaaagttctTGAGTCTCATAGAGACATTATTTGGCGTGGCCAGCTCTGCAGTGGGAGCGTCCAGGCCTCAGTCCAGCCCTGGAGGTGGCCGGTGTGGCCTCTACAGCTCATCCTTGGCCTGGCCAGTGGCATCTTCCTCCTCATCTTCCTCTttgtcctcctcatcctcctcgtcCTCATCTttgtcctcctcatcctccttgtcttctccctcctcctcttcctccttacgcttcttttcctcctcttcctcttgaaGCCTCTGCTCCTCATCCTGTTTGTCTTTCATCTGTTTTTCTGCATCCTGCATGGACAGATCATATCCCTCAGCACCTGATCCCTTGCCTGCTAGCCCTGCCTGCCCCCCAAATCAGAACAAGGACCCAGGCCCACCTTTGTGACACCCCATGTCTCATTGCCAAACTGTTCTGCATAGTCCTCATCGTTGGTGATGAGGAAGTTATCAAAGATGGTACCAGACTTGACCTGGAGAATGAATGGAAGAGTCAGAAATGACACCCACAGTGTTCCACCTGTGTTCCTATAACCACTATACATTGTTACAATCTATACATTTATTGAAAAGGACTTGAAAGTTGTTAATATAGgaacacaaattcaaagccaacctcagcaaaagtgaggcactaaacaattcagtgagagcctgtttctagataaaatacaaaataaggctggaatCAGTGGTCAAATACTCTGATTTCATTCCCTGGTacccagaaaaattttaaaaattttgaaaagataaataaataaaagactgtGGTGGCCCACAGCCTGGATTCAAATCCCCATTCTGCCATTTTATGCATGTGACCTCAGGCTGCTGAATTCACTTTTCCGTACCTCAGTTTCTTCACTGGTTGAACTGGGGACTTACTCCCTTATGCCAGGAATTGTTCCAAGTAACTTTTtgtcaattatttttttctttttggcagtgTTAGGGATGGAACCTATGGCTTCATGCATGCttggcaactgctctaccactgagctgtgcccGCCTCCTGGACCTCAGTGTTTTTTCTTTGCACTACTGGGGAATCAAACTCAAGGTCTAGcatgtcttgcacatgctaggcaagcactctaaccacTCCAGCCCCTCCATTTTCCTCTCTGCAGTGCTACGAGGGAACCCAAGGCCCTGTGCacatagacaagtgctctaccatctgGCTACTCCTGCAGCTCTCCCAGCTAATTTTGTGTTGTCTATATTTTATAAATTGATTTACATTAGTACTTGATTAAATACTTGGTACATAATAAGCAGACCCTTATTGATGTTGTGAGGACTCCCTCAAGTCAGACCAGGAAATACTTCAGAAAATGTACCATTTCTAGGTCAGATTTGCCTGGCACTGAATCCTGTGCCTGTCCGTTTCCTTTAGGTCTCCATTTGAGGTCCTTTGTGTCTTACCTGCCAAAGATCTAGGCCCAGCACAGCAAAGTTATCATAAGCATAGATATTGGCATCAGGGGAGTATTCAGGGTTGTCGATTTCTGGGTGGATCCATATGCCCTTGTAATCTGGGTTGTCAATCTGGCGTGGCTTCCACTCACCCTGCAACAGAAAGGAATCAAAGTGAGCAGAGGTGGGTGCATGACCCACTGTGACCTGTAGCTCTGCTCAGAGTCAGATTGACCTTGCTTTTGTGTTTCTGTGGCACAGGGGATAGAACCctggccttatacatgctaggcaagaactctaccactaaactgTATCCCCAATCTCCAAACTCACCTTGTACTCAGGGTTCTGAATCACTGGTGGTTCCCACTCTCCATCCATTTCTTCATCCCAGTCCTCAGGCTTCTTAGCATCAGGGTCAGGGATGTGCTCAGGTTTGTCCCAGTCCTGGATGTACACAAGGAAGTCAGAGTGGACCCAAGTGTCCCCTACATGCTATGCAGTGGTGGTGGAAAGCCTCTGCCCAAACACCAACCTCAGGTTTGGAGTCTGTGGGGTCATCAATCTTGGCACGCTCATCCCAGTCTTCTGGCTTGGAAGCATCAGGATCCTTTATCTTCTTGGGAGGCAAGAAGTCCCAATCATCCTCCAAGGAGCCTGATTCCACGGGGCTGTTGTCAATCTTCACCTCGTAGGTGTTGTCCGGCCGTACGATCAGTGTGTAGAGGTGTGTGAATTCATCATCCTGAAGAGGATAGATGCTGAGTGGCCCCACCTACCAGACTGGCCTCTTGCTTCCCAGACAGTCACTTAGCACCACCCTCAGGGACACACCCCCAGGCACACCTTGCACCGGATGTCCTTGTTGATCAGCATGTTCTTGCCCTTGTAATTGAAAATGACATGAACCTTCTTCGTGCCTGGGCCACAAATGTCTGGGCCTAGATGGGATTGAGTGAAAGTCACAGGCTGCCCCTTGCTGGGCATACAAAAACAATTCTTAAACTCAAGACAAAAGATGTCAATGTAAGAGGCTGAAAAAATGAGGTTCAAATCCTGATTCTGCCATTAAGGGGCTATGGCAAGAGTCTTaagtaaaacaaaaacagaaaagcaaAACTCTAAAATTCATTATTCTCATTTGTGAAATCAGGACATACCTAGGTATGATCATACAAATTTGTCTAGATCTGCAATCATAACACAGGAAGACACTACCTGTCTCCTACCCCTTTAGCTATCCCAGACTCTCCCCACCCTGACCTCTAGCTACCcctccaaagaaaaaaaaaattcctgattACTTAAGTGCTTTCTATGGTCTTAGGAATTCTTCTGGGTTAGGAGGAATCCAAGGAGTTTCATTCATTCTCCACCTTCCAACTGAGAGGACAGGGGTCAGCACCGGGGTGGGGCCCCTCACCGAACATGATGTTGTATTCTGAATCTCCATGCATGTCTGTCTGGTCCAAATTATCAGGAAACAGCTTCACGTAGCCACCCCCACAATCAATGTTCTGCTCATGCTTCACAGTGAACTGCACCACCAGCGTCTGGCCCTTGTTGCTGAAAGGTTCGAATCTGGCCGACAGGGCATAAAAGCGGGCATCCTGGCTGGTCTGCAGCCCTGATATGGGATGGGAGTGTGATTACTGTTGAGCTTCAACCCAGGGAAACTAGACCTCCCATGACACAGACGACTCTCCCCAACCTTCCTTTCTCCACCTGCCCAACTCCTGGGGGATGCCCGGGTTGGGTGCGTACTGACTACAGCTTCCGCCAAAAAAAGTCCTCCTGGATCCCAGCACCCACTCCCTGGCTCTTACCTTTATCCTTCTCCTGGTCACCGTAGAACTTGCCGGAACTAAGGACAAATTTGCCAAAATCTGACTTGTGTTTGGATTCGATCCAGCGGTAGGTCCACTCGTCTAGGGGGTCAGAGGAGTAGATCAGTGCGGTAGTGCTGACCACCCCCACCAACACCTGCCTGAAGCCAAAAGCAGTTGGGGGGCAGGAAAGGAGATCCCTGCTTCTTCCCATCCCAACCTCCAGTTTGACAACTCTGGAGACTCAGAGATCCTTGGGCGAACCCTAACTCCCACCGCGGGAGGCCGCAGCATCTTCCACGTTCCCCAGGGACGCAGAAGAGGAATCGCCCGCGGCTATAGTCTCCAGGGACCTCTATGTTGGCCCTCTGAGCGGTAATTACAGGCGACAAGGCAGATCTGGGCTGGGGGACAGGCCGCGTCGTCGAGGCGGCCTCGAGGACGGACCAGGCGTTACCTCCGTCTAGAAACTGCTCCTTGAAGTACACGGAGGGCGCGGCGGCGACCAGGCCGAGGAAGCCGAACAGTATCGGCACAGGTAGCAGCATGGCGGGCCGAGGGGGCGGCGGCGCGCGGGCCCTTTAAAACGATCCTCCAGCAGCGGCTCTGCAGTACGGACGGACGCCGTCGCCGGCTGCGCGATTATATATCCGCCCGCCTCTCAAGTCAACCTGACTCTGCCTTTGGGCCCGCCCCCACACCTTGTCATTGGTCTACAACCACAACCGTCTCTTTTCATTTGACCCTTGTCGGGTCAGCATGTTAGGCTGTGCCTCGGAACGCAGGGATCCCAGATGGCCGATTTCTATTGGTTGCACTACCGGCCAATGAGGGTTGACCACGCGTTGTGGGGGACGCCCACCGACAGGGTGGGGGCCGCTAGCCCCTCGAGCCGGGTCATGTGACCACGTCTCAGCCCAAACCCGCCCTCTCCCTCGCGCGTCGCTCCCATCTGGGCGTTTAAAGAACCCGCGCGAGCGTTGTTGCCGGGCGGGATGGGGATCCTGTCCCAGCTTCCTCCGTCCCCTCTCCTCTGCGTGGAGGGTTGGAAAGTGATTTCCCAGCCACTTTCTATCCTGTATTTGGGGAGCCCCCAGCCCGGACGCGATCTTTCCGCCCAGGTTGGTGCACGGGGCACCCTAGTTCAAGGACTGGGGCTTCACTATATCCCGGTGTTATAGCCATGCTGGGGAGGGTGCCAACTTTCTCCTACCCACTAGTGCTCTGGCAGTCTGTTACACTGCTGCTGTGTGCCCTAGGGCAAGTTACTTAGCCTTTCTGAAATCATCAAAGCTCCTCAGAGACCAGGAGGGGCGACTCAGTTGCTATCCCGCA is part of the Callospermophilus lateralis isolate mCalLat2 chromosome 1, mCalLat2.hap1, whole genome shotgun sequence genome and encodes:
- the Rad23a gene encoding UV excision repair protein RAD23 homolog A isoform X4, with the protein product MAVTITLKTLQQQTFKIRMEPDETVKVLKEKIEAEKGRDAFPVAGQKLIYAGKILSDDVPIRDYRIDEKNFVVVMVTKAKAGQGTSAPPEVSPTAVPESSIPFPPAPTSGMSHPPPTTREDKSPSEESAPTTSPESVSGSVPSSGSSGREEDAASTLVTGSEYETMLTEIMSMGYERERVVAALRASYNNPHRAVEYLLTGIPGSPEPEHGSVQESQVSEQPATEAGENPLEFLRDQPQFQNMRQVIQQNPALLPALLQQLGQENPQLLQQISRHQEQFIQMLNEPPGELADISDVEGEVGAIGEEAPQMNYIQVTPQEKEAIERPAQKLLAGPGGDRWAPLGLCPSSLQPDGEAAACFPIPRSAPEDPPTLPSSRMRESWSPKL
- the Rad23a gene encoding UV excision repair protein RAD23 homolog A isoform X2, translating into MAVTITLKTLQQQTFKIRMEPDETVKVLKEKIEAEKGRDAFPVAGQKLIYAGKILSDDVPIRDYRIDEKNFVVVMVTKAKAGQGTSAPPEVSPTAVPESSIPFPPAPTSGMSHPPPTTREDKSPSEESAPTTSPESVSGSVPSSGSSGREEDAASTLVTGSEYETMLTEIMSMGYERERVVAALRASYNNPHRAVEYLLTGIPGSPEPEHGSVQESQVSEQPATEAGENPLEFLRDQPQFQNMRQVIQQNPALLPALLQQLGQENPQLLQQISRHQEQFIQMLNEPPGELADISDVEGEVGAIGEEAPQMNYIQVTPQEKEAIERLKALGFPESLVIQAYFACEKNENLAANFLLSQNFDDE
- the Rad23a gene encoding UV excision repair protein RAD23 homolog A isoform X1, encoding MAVTITLKTLQQQTFKIRMEPDETVKVLKEKIEAEKGRDAFPVAGQKLIYAGKILSDDVPIRDYRIDEKNFVVVMVTKAKAGQGTSAPPEVSPTAVPESSIPFPPAPTSGMSHPPPTTREDKSPSEESAPTTSPESVSGSVPSSGSSGREEDAASTLVTGSEYETMLTEIMSMGYERERVVAALRASYNNPHRAVEYLLTGIPGSPEPEHGSVQESQVSEQPATEAAGENPLEFLRDQPQFQNMRQVIQQNPALLPALLQQLGQENPQLLQQISRHQEQFIQMLNEPPGELADISDVEGEVGAIGEEAPQMNYIQVTPQEKEAIERLKALGFPESLVIQAYFACEKNENLAANFLLSQNFDDE
- the Rad23a gene encoding UV excision repair protein RAD23 homolog A isoform X5, yielding MAVTITLKTLQQQTFKIRMEPDETVKVLKEKIEAEKGRDAFPVAGQKLIYAGKILSDDVPIRDYRIDEKNFVVVMVTKAKAGQGTSAPPEVSPTAVPESSIPFPPAPTSGMSHPPPTTREDKSPSEESAPTTSPESVSGSVPSSGSSGREEDAASTLVTGSEYETMLTEIMSMGYERERVVAALRASYNNPHRAVEYLLTGIPGSPEPEHGSVQESQVSEQPATEAAGENPLEFLRDQPQFQNMRQVIQQNPALLPALLQQLGQENPQLLQQISRHQEQFIQMLNEPPGELADISDVEGEVGAIVEGPGLPRESGDPGLLRM
- the Rad23a gene encoding UV excision repair protein RAD23 homolog A isoform X3; the encoded protein is MAVTITLKTLQQQTFKIRMEPDETVKVLKEKIEAEKGRDAFPVAGQKLIYAGKILSDDVPIRDYRIDEKNFVVVMVTKAKAGQGTSAPPEVSPTAVPESSIPFPPAPTSGMSHPPPTTREDKSPSEESAPTTSPESVSGSVPSSGSSGREEDAASTLVTGSEYETMLTEIMSMGYERERVVAALRASYNNPHRAVEYLLTGIPGSPEPEHGSVQESQVSEQPATEAAGENPLEFLRDQPQFQNMRQVIQQNPALLPALLQQLGQENPQLLQQISRHQEQFIQMLNEPPGELADISDVEGEVGAIGEEAPQMNYIQVTPQEKEAIERH